Genomic DNA from Candidatus Nitrosopumilus koreensis AR1:
TTTTTTTGTCAGAAATTGTCTGTATTTGATCAGGATGACCAAGATTAATTTCAACAACTGGAAGAACTTCTATATTCGGACTGTTTCCAATAAGTCCCACTGCAAATTCCCGTCCAGAAATAAACTGTTCAACTAGTATATCTTGTTGGAATTTCTCAATTTGTGTTTTCACTGCTTTTCTCAGATCATTCCAGTTATCTACTACTTCCATACCCATGGATGTAGATTCTAATTTTGGTTTTACAATGACTGGAAATACCAGATCATCAAATACATCCTCCGGAGTTTTGAACACCCAAAAGCCAGGGGTAGGAATGTTGTTTCTTTGCAGAACAATTTTTGTCATTACTTTGTCTTGTACAATTGCATGGCCCGCAGGGCCTGAGCCAATGTAAGGGATTCCAAGCATCTCCATCATTGCAGGAACATGAGTGTACCTGTTTTGTCCTTGAATTCCGTATGCCATATTGAAAACCATTCCAGGGTTCTCGCCTGAAACTACTTTTGGCATAAACTCACGTAACTCATCGGCAAGATGCATATCACCTTCAATAACTTTAACAGCATGACCACCTTTTTCTAAAGCCCTTGCAACTCTTTCAACAGCTTTTGGACTGTAATGCTCTTTTGTAGTCATGCCAAAAACGTTGATTACGTCATTTGGATCAATTTGTTTTTCGTTATAGATTAAAGAAACTTTCACTTATCATCATTCTTTTTTATTATATTTATACTAGTTTTTTAATTTATTACCAAAGTTGAATTCAGTAAGTCAATTTCAAATAGTTTCTTTAATGAGAAAAATCATATCAATATAGTTGAGACAAAATGACAAAATTTTGATCATTATAGGATTAGTTGCAGGAATGGTAGGAATGGTAGGAATGGTAGGATTTATCGGACAAGGAAATGTTAGACATGTGTCAATTTTTTGGACTGAAAAAGTTGAGCAAACAATAGTATTTCAAGAAATAGATGGAGAAACACAAATCAAAGCAATCAAAGGAGTTAAAGGAGATAATAACCCAACACTAATCTCACGTACATCATTTGCTTATGTCTTGACTGTGATTAACAATGGAACCACCCATCATAGATTATACATTGATGGATTTAACATCCAAACAGACTTGCTTGAGCCAGGACAGAATGACACAATTACAATTTACCCAGACAAAGAAGGTGAGTTTACCTATTATGACAAGAGGCAGTATCTAGAACCATTAGGAAAAATCAAGATTTTTTCAGTGGTGCCTAGTGACGAGTTTACTGGAGTCTGGAAAGACCTAATCTAGTATTTTTGTGCAATAACAAAATCTACTTTGTATTTTAGTGTGGCACGGGCGTTTAACTTTAGGTTCCATGGGATAAAGGATGGTTTTTTTGTGGAAGGTGAAATTTTGAATCCCAAATTTATTAAATTTGCACGTAAAAGGGATTCATCAACAGGATTTTTTACAGAGTTTGGACCTCTATCAAAATCATAAGGATCAGATATTATAAAATATCCTTTGGTAATTTGTTTGGATATAGACTCTAGTAATTCTAGTGGCTCTATTATCTCTAAAACATTTAGAGCCAACACCAAATCAAACTGCATTTTACCAAATACAGGATTTAGTGAATCAGCTACAAAATAATCCAAGTTGTCTTTGAATTGTTTTTTTGCAAATTCTAAAGCACTAAAAGAACGATCTACTCCAAATACCAATTCATGTGAATTAGCCAAATGACTAGTCATTATACCTATAGAACACCCATGTTCCAAGACAAGTTTTGATGAAGGTAAAGAAGATAGATTATTCTTTATCGCTGAATAAAATTTTGAATTTTTACTGTTTTGGTAAATTTTAGACCATTTCACTTCAAGACTACTTCGATCATTGTCTTTTGCATTCAAAGACGATTTCACAAAACTCTTGAGTTTTTGTGAATGAACTGAGGTATACAACTTACCTCCAAGCACACGTCTAGAAGAAAGATATTTTGTAAAATCATCCCACAAGATGGGAATTTTTTTTATGATTGGGAATTCTAGTTTACATTTTTTGCATTCTAAAATTCCTTCTATGATTTCTTTTTCAGACAAAAACACATCAATTTCGAGTTTTGCCCCACACCTAACACATCTCAGAAATTTAATACTTGATGGTAACATACGAGAAATCAATTGTTACAAACTATATTTCTTTGATGCAAAACCAAGATAATATTAAATGTAGTAATCAATGATTTGATTTCAAAATGGGAGAGTTTGAAGAATTTGCTGAGGCACTTTTTGGTCAGTTATCAGTAGAAATCGACGAGGAAAAAGAGATTTCTGGACTTGCAATCAAGGCAAAAGAGGACTTGGCAGGAAAAATAGAGTTCAAAGATCTAGAAAAAATTGCAAGTGACATACTCCCAGAATTCAAAGTAAAAGTCAAAGAATTTCTAGGAATTGATGTATCAGATAGCATAAAGTTAGAATTTCCAGAGCTTGAAGATATAAAAAGACTCAAGGGTGAAAAAGTTTTTGCAGACAATGAATCAAAAGAGTTTGTAAGAGAATTATTTAATGCAGTTGCAAAAGAAGACCAAAAAAAGATTGCAGAATTAATGAAACAAGATACTGCAAAATATTTGGTGTATTCAACATATGCTATTCAATATATTTCAAAAATCACTACAACATATGGGGATTATCTTGATGGTACAATTTATCTCAATAAATTCATCTTGTCAAGGTATCCACAAATTATTCTACACAAACAAGGAGAACCATACGAAGCAAGGTTTGAGAATGTAAACTCAGGATACATGGGTGGCATAAAAATGGCAGTATTAGAAGAATTAGTCCATTCCACACAAGAAAGATTACATAAAATCAACAAGGAATCTGCAATGCAAGTGAATAAAATTAATGAAGAGTTAGCAAAAATAATTCTAGAACTAGACACAGAAACTGTTAACATGCTTGCAGAATATTGCCAATTACAAACAGTACCAGATGATTTCCCATTTGCAAAAAGAGCAAACCTATTTTTCTTTTTGAATCCAGACCATTTTCTAATTGAGCAAATTGGACCAGATGTCATGACATTTACGCATGTAGAGATGGATCCAAAAATAAAAGAAGCAATCCCACAACTCCTAGACATTTACAAAAGATGGCTTGCACCAATCCAGCATCACCATGCAGCATTTACTGCAATGGAAGGCATGGCAGGATTTGCAATTGAGAATATCCTAAAAGACGACAAAGACTTTCAAAATTATCTTACTACGTTTATGGGAACAGACTTTTCATCATATCAGGTAAGAAAGAGTATGGGTAAGGATTTTACAAAGACAATATACGAAAAATTAGGCTCAAATACTTTCAAAAAAATTATCGAAGTTCCACCAAACACACGAGAGCTAAAAGATCCTCAACTATACATTGATAGATTGAGTCAGTAATAATTGGAAGAAAATTTTGATCCATTTGTTGCAGAATGGTATGCATTTGTAAAAAACCCAAATTTCAATCTAGTTGAAAAATGCCTCAAATTTGCACAGATTCTAGAATATCCAGATCTAGATATTGAAAAATACATTGAGAAAATCAGCAAGATAGGAATGTCACTAAAAGAGTCAGTTAGTGATGTAAAGAATCCAACTTATCTTATTTCTATGTTAAATGAGCATCTGTTTGAGAATTTAGGATATAGTGGAGATGATGAAGATTACTATAATCCAAAAAACAATTTCCTAAATGAAGTATTAGATAAAAAAACAGGTCTCCCAATTACCATTTCAATTCTTTATGTAGAAGTTGCAAAGTTTGTAGGTCTGGATCTAAAGATTGTTGGATTCCCCAGTCATATTTTGGTAAAACATAATGAAGAAATCATACTAGACCCATTTTATGATGGGCGATTACTAGACATCGATGACTTGCAAGAGATTCTTGACACAAATTATGGTGGAGAGATAGAATTCAAACCAGAGTTTCTAGATGAGATTGAGTCTGAGCAAATACTAGTTAGACTCACTCGTAATTTGAAGAATTCATATGTTCAATCTTTTGTTTATGACAAGGCACTTCGTTGTGTCAACATGGTATTAGCAATTGAACCAGAATCTCCTGAAGACATTAGAGACAAGGGGATATTAGAAGAAAGATTACTAAATTATGATAATGCTTTAAAATATTTGAATAAATATTTGGAAATTAATCCAAATGCAGAAGATGTAGATTTTATTTTAGAATTAATTAGAAGTATAAAGACAAAAAATTAATCAATAATAGAATCTATGTCTTGTCCTTTCTTAATCATTGAGATTTCATGACGAGCAATTTTGTTTCTCAATGCTCTTTTGAGGATATCGACTTCGCTTCTGAGTAATGCAATTTCATCTTCAAGTTTTGCAACTCGTTCATAGATGGTTTCAGCTTCTGAACTCATGATTATCTATCAGGAAAAAATTGTCTTAAAAAGTTATGGGTAAATATTTTGATGGGCAGGTTAGCTTTTTGCACTATAATTCAAATTCTTGGCGGCATTTTTCACACTTTGCACGCTCTTCGCCAGGAGAACCAAGAATGAATATTTTACCAATCGTTTTACAAACGGGACACATTCCAGTTGTTGCATTTTTAGGACCTGTACGTATAATTTTTTGAGTTTTTCTTCGTCCCATGTAAAAACTTCTCGAATCGGTCTATTAAGTTTTAATGGCGCGGGGAGGGGGATTTGAACCCCCGTGTCCTTGCGGACATGGGATTAGCAATCCCACGCCCTACCAGGCTAGGCGATCCCCGCACAAAGATGGCTAGAATTAATCTGTAAATAAGTCAAACTTTAGAGAAATTTTTTGAAAACTTAAGCGTTGTCTAGTTCAT
This window encodes:
- a CDS encoding methyltransferase domain-containing protein, with amino-acid sequence MLPSSIKFLRCVRCGAKLEIDVFLSEKEIIEGILECKKCKLEFPIIKKIPILWDDFTKYLSSRRVLGGKLYTSVHSQKLKSFVKSSLNAKDNDRSSLEVKWSKIYQNSKNSKFYSAIKNNLSSLPSSKLVLEHGCSIGIMTSHLANSHELVFGVDRSFSALEFAKKQFKDNLDYFVADSLNPVFGKMQFDLVLALNVLEIIEPLELLESISKQITKGYFIISDPYDFDRGPNSVKNPVDESLLRANLINLGFKISPSTKKPSFIPWNLKLNARATLKYKVDFVIAQKY
- a CDS encoding SirB1 family protein codes for the protein MEENFDPFVAEWYAFVKNPNFNLVEKCLKFAQILEYPDLDIEKYIEKISKIGMSLKESVSDVKNPTYLISMLNEHLFENLGYSGDDEDYYNPKNNFLNEVLDKKTGLPITISILYVEVAKFVGLDLKIVGFPSHILVKHNEEIILDPFYDGRLLDIDDLQEILDTNYGGEIEFKPEFLDEIESEQILVRLTRNLKNSYVQSFVYDKALRCVNMVLAIEPESPEDIRDKGILEERLLNYDNALKYLNKYLEINPNAEDVDFILELIRSIKTKN